The proteins below are encoded in one region of Equus caballus isolate H_3958 breed thoroughbred chromosome 16, TB-T2T, whole genome shotgun sequence:
- the TMEM158 gene encoding transmembrane protein 158, producing the protein MLPLLAALLAAACPLPPARGGAADAPGLLGAPPNASVNASSAGEPAAPRLLTSAAPGPPERPGPEEAAAAPCNISVQRQMLSSLLVRWGRPRGFQCDLLLFSTNAHGRAFFAAAFHRVGPPLLIEHLGLAAGGAQQDLRLCVGCGWVRGRRPGRLRPAAAAGATAGAPTALPAYPAAEPPGPLWLQGEPLHFCCLDFSLEELQGEPGWRLNRKPIESTLVACFMTLVIVVWSVAALIWPVPIIAGFLPNGMEQRRTTASAAAAAPAAVPAGTTAAAAAAAAAAAAAAVTSGAATK; encoded by the coding sequence ATGCTGCCCCTGCTCGCCGCGCTGCTGGCCGCCGCCTGCCCGCTGCCGCCCGCCCGCGGCGGGGCCGCGGACGCGCCGGGCCTCCTCGGTGCGCCCCCGAACGCCTCCGTCAACGCGTCGTCTGCGGGCGAGCCCGCCGCCCCGCGGCTGCTGACCTCGGCGGCTCCCGGGCCCCCCGAGCGCCCGGGCccggaggaggcggcggcggcgccgtGCAACATCAGCGTGCAGCGGCAGATGCTGAGCTCGCTGCTCGTGCGCTGGGGCCGCCCGCGGGGCTTCCAGTGCGATCTGCTGCTCTTCTCCACCAACGCGCACGGCCGCGCCTTCTTCGCCGCCGCCTTCCACCGCGTCGGGCCGCCTCTGCTCATCGAGCACCTGGGGCTGGCGGCGGGCGGCGCGCAGCAAGACCTGCGCCTCTGCGTGGGCTGCGGCTGGGTGCGCGGCCGCCGCCCCGGCCGCCTccggcccgccgccgccgccggcgccacCGCCGGGGCGCCCACCGCGCTGCCCGCCTACCCCGCGGCCGAGCCGCCCGGGCCGCTGTGGCTGCAGGGCGAGCCGCTGCATTTCTGCTGCCTGGACTTCAGCCTGGAGGAGCTGCAGGGCGAGCCGGGCTGGCGGCTGAACCGCAAGCCCATCGAGTCCACGCTGGTGGCCTGCTTCATGACCCTGGTCATCGTCGTGTGGAGCGTGGCCGCCCTCATCTGGCCGGTGCCCATCATCGCCGGCTTCCTACCCAACGGCATGGAGCAGCGCCGGACCACcgccagcgccgccgccgccgcccccgccgccgtgCCCGCGGGgaccaccgccgccgccgccgctgccgccgccgccgccgccgctgcggCCGTCACCTCGGGGGCGGCGACCAAGTGA